Proteins encoded within one genomic window of Anastrepha ludens isolate Willacy chromosome 4, idAnaLude1.1, whole genome shotgun sequence:
- the LOC128862169 gene encoding uncharacterized protein LOC128862169, protein MYKISETILSEKNNINLFIKKLLNMLTVRKLCQKLHQFFQEHYPYIWFVSVFTVVFIGFLHYELKHNSRDLIYWKDLLDFCYNELEHFALVLILIVVLIKVIFLAFIIIMNTRSFTWFDELSQLEVKKRYADFLFIRLIADIDKIESKCLRCAKENEIASLKSFILAHEDMRKTIDNFRKDARKLLTPNEIEVSLPIEEVYGLMDDEERLIRRSRFNHMDISADDELIKSLVNP, encoded by the coding sequence atgtacaaaatttcagaaacaattctttccgaaaaaaataatataaatttgttcattaaaaagttattaaacaTGCTCACAGTTCGAAAGTTATGCCAAAAGCTGcatcaattttttcaagaacactACCCGTACATTTGGTTCGTTTCCGTTTTTACGGTGGTTTTCATCGGCTTTTTGCACTACGAACTCAAGCACAATAGCCGTGATCTCATTTACTGGAAGGACCTGCTCGATTTCTGCTACAATGAACTGGAGCATTTTGCACTCGTACTCATTCTGATTGTTGTACttatcaaagtaatttttctagcCTTCATCATTATCATGAATACCCGTTCGTTCACATGGTTCGATGAACTCTCACAGCTGGAAGTGAAGAAACGTTATGCCGACTTTCTATTCATTCGTCTAATCGCAGATATTGACAAAATTGAATCGAAATGTTTGCGTTGCGCCAAAGAGAATGAAATTGCCTCACTGAAGAGCTTCATTTTGGCACATGAGGATATGCGTAAGACGATTGATAATTTCCGTAAGGACGCACGTAAATTGTTGACCCCCAATGAAATCGAGGTGTCACTACCGATTGAAGAGGTATATGGACTGATGGACGACGAAGAACGTCTGATACGTCGTTCCCGTTTCAATCACATGGATATCTCAGCAGATGATGAGCTAATCAAGTCCTTGGTGAATCCCTAA
- the LOC128862168 gene encoding uncharacterized protein LOC128862168: MQMESFIILLHILMLHAYGMRHMINIHSLKEQPGREVEKTTEVNKIVAAEEKCSAIESENMHNLRDLNANTTELIVTIASNTNERAIHFATARKSPGLTIKSTRPSTLFGTEAKPFNILNQLKLDEIRDAQSEWLSNPGRIKALKKKKKKKKKKRKKNKKKQKPIGEEATIFYTQLTTKKPHYYYHKLTTTKVPKKIKYIVRKKNVLKKKKKEYLNHLKHVFYPFIKFVAFFTVLNPFTLKVFIFALISPVVFGFLGFMALSFMVKPALHLIFDVKKRVDIIKHKKWLAKKRRERWRYGRRPITIHKHYYKNVVVPRPPKPKPPSWPEWVHGDQIDFSTKLQAKSMPKELYRRHQHRKHFRPANHHFNPILPEVEDEIEDWPYGSSRFDNFNGKKPLRNVDQRLPSAMGYKFKRPHLPIVNHGNIGPSRFQNKHPKTSVPSVSAEYEDAPFTLL, from the coding sequence ATGCAGATGGAGAGTTTCATAATTTTGCTGCATATATTGATGTTGCACGCCTATGGGATGAGGCATATGATAAATATTCATAGTTTGAAGGAGCAACCAGGCCGCGAAGTTGAAAAAACCACAGAAGTGAATAAAATCGTAGCAGCGGAAGAAAAGTGTTCAGCAATCGAAAGTGAAAATATGCATAACTTACGAGATTTAAATGCCAACACGACAGAGCTAATCGTTACAATAGCTTCCAATACTAACGAAAGAGCGATACACTTCGCTACAGCACGCAAGTCGCCAGGTTTAACGATCAAGTCTACACGGCCAAGCACACTCTTCGGAACTGAGGCGAAACCGTTTAATATACTCAATCAATTGAAATTGGATGAAATACGTGATGCTCAGTCAGAGTGGTTGTCCAATCCAGGACGCATAAAGGCgcttaaaaagaagaaaaagaaaaagaagaagaagcggaagaaaaataagaaaaagcaaAAGCCCATTGGCGAAGAGGCCACGATTTTCTATACTCAACTCACCACAAAAAAACCTCATTATTACTATCACAAATTGACAACTACAAAAGTGCCAAAGAAAATCAAGTACATTGTGCGCAAGAAGAATGttttgaagaagaaaaagaaagaatatttaaatcacttaaaacatgTGTTCTACCCGTTTATCAAGTTTGTCGCCTTTTTTACGGTACTCAATCCATTCacattaaaagtttttatatttgcacTCATTTCGCCAGTGGTTTTTGGATTTTTAGGTTTTATGGCGCTTAGTTTTATGGTAAAACCGGCACTTCATCTCATTTTTGATGTCAAAAAGCGTGTAGACATTATCAAACACAAGAAATGGCTCGCGAAAAAGCGACGTGAACGTTGGCGTTACGGTCGACGTCCGATCACTATACACAAACACTATTACAAGAATGTGGTTGTGCCGCGGCCACCAAAACCGAAGCCGCCCAGTTGGCCTGAGTGGGTGCATGGCGATCAAATTGATTTTAGCACAAAGCTTCAAGCCAAGTCTATGCCGAAGGAGCTCTATAGACGCCACCAACATCGTAAGCACTTTAGACCCGCAAACCATCATTTCAATCCGATATTGCCAGAGGTTGAAGATGAAATTGAAGATTGGCCCTATGGATCCTCGCGATTTGACAACTTCAATGGCAAAAAACCACTGAGAAACGTAGACCAGCGATTACCATCAGCAATGGGGTATAAGTTTAAGCGCCCGCACCTACCTATTGTAAATCATGGGAATATTGGACCATCGCGCTTCCAAAACAAGCATCCAAAGACTTCAGTGCCTAGTGTATCAGCCGAGTATGAGGATGCCCCATTTACATTGTTATaa